tacaaaatattataatattgtttcataCTGACTCATCAATTCATCCATTGACGCATTAATAAAAACGcaatgtataaagtataatattgtttttatttaatatttacttaaaatacaaaatgacaATAGTAAGCTATTAGATGGTGAGCAGTATTATAAACTAACACTGGCTATTGATGTTTAAATTTGTGAGTGATGTTACGGTCTGCCTCTGAACCTCTCAGATATTCCTAACCGTCTGATGAACTCTTGTGCATTGTGCATAAGAATATACATCTAATAATAACCTCATTGTTGCAAAATAattctagtttatttatatatatttatatttattaaatgtgtaatcggaaaattgtaattgttcTCCATCAGTATTGCACAAATGCATACTAATGTCACACCATGTTTgactaaaaactaattaaaaaatttgtcaaACGTCTGccattaaataggtattggttataatataacctgTGTGGAGCAAGTATAAATTAGGTCCAATTACACTACATTGTGGTTGTTAACGCTTCACATAATAACAATCTATATTGTCATTATGCAaccattattttgtattactcttcaatatcttataaatattgtagtcACAAAATACGGGATTGCCATCGCGTAATCGCCGATAAGTCACGTATAAAAGACCACGTGATCGACGGATCATTATTCAGTTTTTACCTGCATTATAGTAAGACTCATCCGAGACAAACTTACTTTTGGTGGGTAAATAGACATCTATCCGATACCTCGTTAGGCGTTTTGCGGTGACTAATGTtgcaataattgaaatattccggAATTGTAACGTTTGTCAGGCCGTTCGACCTAGTCTTACCcttttaatctttttaaacgcagttttttttttattttgatgagCTCGGTAGAAGCGATATCGGTATAAGTTAAGTTACTTGAATTAAGTTCAGGTAATTTACCTGATTTAGGCAGCGTGATAACCTAAGCTTATTTCCATTGTTAAGGAACTTATTTTGTACGTTGGGTTGCATTATATATAAGATTTAGATGAATCAAAGCATTTTTAGGTAACTCATTATTGTTGGGTTTATTTGGTTGTAGCCAAATGCTTTTCTTGGATTGATATTCTTATCGATTTTTTGCGATTTTAATTGgagtgaaatatttaatcttttcatgtatttcatttaatagttaaattgtactatattatttagaagcGATGCTGTTTGACTGGAAAATACATTCCAGGTGAGATATTTTGTCAACTTTGTTTTGGTCATAGCGTCTCTTTTACAAATTAGTCACGCATAGGCCTCTTTATTGGCCTTGTAGCTTTCCATACTAAAAAATTGGTGTCATTTATTGCAGAAAgttcactaaaataaaattttttacctCTACCTCTTTTATTTCATCATGTAAGAGTTTACTAGTGCGATTCTAAATAGTTTTATCTGAAGGGTCACTTGTTCAGTTCCAATTTGTTCATACTTCGTGCTTTTCTTTGACAAGTTCCCTGTCTTAAATTGAGTAGGAGACTTATTGATttcttcttaatattatttcagttattGCTGATTTCGCTGCTTTGGTGATGTTGTATGTTAGTGCTTCTACAGCATTATCAATCTCTATCGGTATTCTTAGTGTTACTGAGAGGGTTATCATTGCATCTAGATTAGCTCTGCAGAGGTcccaatttgtttatttttattagttatcaaCTTCTTCGTATACTGTTTGCAAATTTTAGGAGAGTATATTCGTTTAGATAGAAAAGTCTCAATCCCCAATAAGTATGATTGGCATTGTAGTCACATCAAACTAGAAATGTAGTTCCTGAAGTATGGAAGAATTCAGTGAACCTTGTTTCATCTGCGTTGAATGACCAGTAATTAAGAGCGACGATAAGGTCATATTTTCATCGTTTACAATAATGCTGACCGCTTGTATAAGATTTTTAGAGTATTTTTCTTGCTGgtagtgtttttatttcactactaattaaaattttcggGGTTTCTGTTTTCCAGCAAAATTATCCTCGCTTGTTATCAACACGGACCTTAATCGTTTCTCCAAAGATTATAAACCGATatctaccaaaaaaaaaaaaataataacttattttagatatttgctTAGAACACCTGaactaaaatttatcaattcaTTTAGGTTATAATAAATGCGCCACATCGTGTATCATAGATATTAATCAACGATCATAaactattatctttattttaatttgttacaattaattatataattagtgtGAATATATAggcaattatacatatatcaggTCTGCTGTAAGCGCGCTCTCTTGATAAGAtttgtatttagttattattgttttcctgTCGACATCGCGTAATTTGTAttgtgttgttgttattatctaTCGAATGATATTGTCATCTGTGTTGCTCTGTAACAACATTGAGGgtgagtttttataaataacaggtTCCACCTGTGatgaattaactataataatacgagtaatgcaagatataactcataaaatggttttcaaaaaaatatctaaaataatatatcatttattattttggcgAAAAATGGACACCTTTGACAGACAACAGCCATAGTAATGAGGAGCAAGTCATTTTGGCGTAAAACAGTTACACCTaagatttcaaattattttaataaaactgttaaaaaaacacCGAAATGTCAAACTCTAATCAAtcacttgaaaataattactataaacctagctatttatttatagttaatttattcactgtattaatttatgttatattaatttttagtattagacAAGATAATACTTCCTAAACTAACTTCGATACATTATACAAGTCtggaaaatgtgaatttaataatgcagCTTAAAGATgtaagttttttatattttttcgtgaCAGTTTCCAAAACGACAaagtgattattattgttaacattattaatattaaagcttaAAACGATTATTAGCCTAAggtaacatttatatactataatggatttttacaatacaagagataacatttaacatttacagttataattacagtattttatcaaaatatatttgtttaaaaaatgtacacaaattGGCGTTACTATGTTTCTTCATCAAGGGTTTCTTTGATTGATATTTGTTTCTAGTTAGATGACGCGAGGTTAAGTATTTAGAgcagtttataattatgtttacaattGTAAGAATAGTTTTTCATACATCCCAAGATTGATTGGGTTccttagttattaaatagaaGTGAGTAAGATGGGAGTGGCCTATTTCGAAtctgttttaagttttttagttttattatagatgtctagttatattaatttggttaATACTTTTATGACGTTCTTCTGTTTTTTGTTGTCTGGAACAGAATCACAGTGGTTTTGtcgtgttttttataattcgtttttgaacttaatttataatgtatttagttgCAAAAGTAACTGGTTCATGAGTCTTTGTGCCTTTTTTTCGTTTCCTCGAATTTCTTCTTTATACAGGGcccaaataaaatgtatattgtttatttatgagAAAATAAGTACTTTAGTGAGTTGgactatattgttatacggGTGTTGGTCTTAGAGTAACATTGTTAAGCGAGAGCTACTCATTATAAGACCACATTTATTGTCTAATGAGACTGTAAATTGAACTGGCGTGTATATTACGTAGGATTTCGGTGTGCATATGCTGGTAAATGAAAGAAATTAGTAGGTTCTGACTTAGGGACCGTTTATGACAATACCAGTTGCGTTTGTTATTATGCATCTGTATAAATTAGTGTGTGGTCGTAATATTGGTGGTCTACGGGTTCGTGAAAATGAGGATCAATGTTCGAATTTATGATTGATATTTACTTGAAAATATCTGTATTTATATCAAGAAACTAAATCAAAGTGCACGTGAAAGATTTTTTGGCTGGATCCATATTAAGAGTAATATCTAAGACTAATTTTCTTCTTAATTCAGGTGTAATTTTCAAAGATCGAGGTGGGCGTCTTAGTTTTAGAAGTTGTGAAGAATAGGATGGTATATATGGTTCGGCATGGTTTATGTCTTAACTATATGTTTGATAGTATTGATGTTAGTAATGATTTGAAGTAGGATTTTCTGTGTTAGAAAGAATTCTATTGAGTTTTCTTTATAAACGATTAAAAgatgtttcatattttttttataacctttTTGCAATTATCATTCCATCTGGGTACCGCTCAGTGTTTAGTGagtttcttaaattttattcaatttttattttaatatcatattaaagcAATCGTTGATAacaatcatttatatgatatttaaactgAGATAAATCGGATGTAATGTCAAGTCATGTCTAAGGCCGGGCGCACACTGATAGAGCAAAACTGTTCCGAGCTGCTTGAAGCAGCTCGGAGCTGTTTGTAGGCAATTATAACATATGTAAAGTAAGTAACGCGCGCACACTAATCAGTCAACATCAACACACGACAAGACAAAACGAAGCATGATCGGTCTTGTTCGGTCTGGTTCTATTTTTTCTCCGAGCAAAATACGAAAatgttatctaaataaataaataaataaataaatttgtttatttatacgatTAGCTTACAACTGAACACTATCGTTATTTTGGTGTCACTcacagatttattttatacttcatactatacttcataattattttaaaatgggaTGCGATCCAGAGAAATTGATCAATcttgtttttttaagaatatctatttacgattttacCGATAAAGAGCATAGTAATAGAATCATCCAAGATAGATTATGGAATGAAATCAGCACAGAAATGGAAACATCAggttagttaataaaaatataaaaataaaataatttttacatgatgAGTAAGTAGTGTATTTATGTATctgtaatataaatcaaaattaaatcaatagtcaaactatttatacatttacatttttgagctatttaaaattatagtattataatattataatattttaattgattaattttaaaatttaaagaaatgttatatcaaaacttataaattgtacatattttgccATGGAACTGCACCAATGTCTGAATTGAAATAATTCATGAACTTCTCTCGGATATCCATTGCTGCAGTAGATGCCCTATTAATTGATCTTGATGTAATTTGGCTTTTAGCAACCGTTTGGGTTGTTTGAAGTTGAAGTTCATCATGGATTTCAGATGAGGCTCCTTCTTTAtccattattatgttatgtaaaatacaacACGCCTTTGTGATAATAGTAGCTTTTTCAGGAAAAACTAGCATTTTATTCTCTAGAACATTAAATCGTTTCACAAGAATCCCAAATGCACATTCTACTATTCTTCTGACTCTCGATAaacgataattaaaaattcttttttcattagttaaattttttcttggaAAAGGTCTCATTAAGTTTGTTTGCAAAGGATATGCTTCGTCCCCAACAAATACAAACGGAAACTCGTCGTTAATTTTAgggtcaattttttttgactgtggaatatttaatttattgttttttaataattttccaaaattggattctttaaaaataccaCTATCACTGTTTCGTCCATAATCACCGATATCTACAGCTATGAATTTAGCATTAGCATCAACGACAGCTTGAAGTACAATAGAATGAAATCccttatgattataatattctgaacCAGCATTAGGAGGGCATTGTATTGATATATGTTTGCCGTCAATCGCGCCAAGACAATTCGGAAAGTTCCACAGTTCTTCAAAAGCTTTTGCTGCTTTTATCCAATGTTCAGTTGTAGGTGGTGGCATATAAGTAGGACATAAAATATCGCATATGGCACAACATACATcacttataatttttccaaTAGTTGAAGCGCCAAGACGAAAATGATAATGTAAGCGTTTAAAGTGTCCTCCAGAAGCTAAATagctgaaaaataattatttattctattatacctatttattatactaattttatttcacatttttggGCATTTTAGccataaatgcatattttattttttacgtcaattttaaattctgaacggagtgatgaatgttttgattttacagagttgtttgttttttatatgtatgtacacgAAGAAAATAATGCTTCGAATTTTCTACTTAAGCATaatggtaaattaaaattttgatcattaaaatgttgttgacataatagtattttaaacattaaatattgttatgaggGGTGAACTCTCCTTCGCCCCCCCCCCCTTGAGGACGCGCCtgctaaattttattattttatcaaacgatgaataaaaaatcttatttggTTAGGTTGAGgacaaaaatttatattttaataaaactatcagATGAAAAGAAAtcttaatagaataaaaagttaatttttttattgaaattggatatttaaatttatatattttttttaaaccaatacattcatcgctcgCTCAGtctaaaatatctatacattaaCCGTTTTTTGAGATTTTGATGCTGTCTGTGAAAactttaaatgcataaaacaataattaattaaatatacattttctagTGGCAGAGTGTAAAACTAAGTGGGCGTGTCTTCGTAATAGTTTCGCAAGAGCTTTACGtgaagaaaaatcaaaaatatctgGTTCTGCTGCttcgagaaaaaaaaagtggtaTTTATTCAATGAAATGTCGTTTTTGTCAAGTTTCATGTTGCAACACAAGCAAACATCAAGTAATCTGGAAGCATCAGATGATGAAAGTGAAGCAACTGATACTGAGAATAGtacagaaaatccaaatctcAATGAGAGCGtaaatgaaattgaaaatgaagGTACAAATACTACATGTTTAATTGACAGACAAGAGCTGAGAAGAGTATCTTCTGAacctgtatttaaaaaaccaaaaaaaactCAAGTTAAAAATTCGGCTGCAGAACAAGTTGCAGGGCCTATGATCGAATTTTTacgttcaaaaacaaataagtcaGCTGTAGAAgatgttgatttattattttttaaaagtctttTGCccgatttcaaaaaattaaatggaaaaaacCAGCGGCAGTTTAAACAGTTTGTGTTAAcaactttaaatacatacatagacAGTCAAGAAGCTCAAGAATCAGTAGGTAATGATAAAGTATCATATGATAATACTACATCAAATGTACCAGTACAGGAATTTCAAACCTACAACTATACTTTCAGTCCACCCGGATATTCATCATCAAATAGCTCAACATACTgactacttattttaaatacttattaaattattaatacttatcgtataaatttaaaaataaataagaaataagaaataatacattttaagtaaataaataaaaaataaaattattaaataaaaaataataataaattgtattgtataaatttgtttttcactTACTTCACTTACTTACTAAagtttgatt
This genomic stretch from Rhopalosiphum maidis isolate BTI-1 chromosome 3, ASM367621v3, whole genome shotgun sequence harbors:
- the LOC113558215 gene encoding putative nuclease HARBI1 — its product is MPPPTTEHWIKAAKAFEELWNFPNCLGAIDGKHISIQCPPNAGSEYYNHKGFHSIVLQAVVDANAKFIASKKIDPKINDEFPFVFVGDEAYPLQTNLMRPFPRKNLTNEKRIFNYRLSRVRRIVECAFGILVKRFNVLENKMLVFPEKATIITKACCILHNIIMDKEGASSEIHDELQLQTTQTVAKSQITSRSINRASTAAMDIREKFMNYFNSDIGAVPWQNMYNL